In a genomic window of Diorhabda carinulata isolate Delta chromosome 8, icDioCari1.1, whole genome shotgun sequence:
- the LOC130897385 gene encoding enolase-like: MSCQKKVSDGNKNIKSIYARSIFDSRGNPTVEVDLKTDIGMFRAAVPSGASTGVHEALELRDGTKNLYHGKSVFKAIENINDIIAPALLEKDFDVLEQETIDKFMIDLDGTENKSKLGANAILGVSLAICKAGAAKKGIPLYKHIAQLAGNKNLILPVPAFNVINGGSHAGNKLAMQEFMILPTGATSFTEAMRMGSETYHHLKKVIHEKFGLDATAVGDEGGFAPNIDSAEDALQLIATAIDKAGYTGKIEIGMDVAASEFFKDGLYDLDFKNPNSDKSKWIDGNTLFQTYQSFINKFPIVSIEDPFDQDDFPTWKQMTSSVQIQIVGDDLTVTNPKRIQMAVDAGACNCLLLKVNQIGSVTESIQAHQLAKSNGWGTMVSHRSGETEDTFIADLVVGLSTGQIKTGAPCRSERLAKYNQILRIEEELCKSAKYAGKDFRNPN, encoded by the coding sequence ATGTCTTGTCAAAAGAAAGTATCTGATGGAAACAAGAACATAAAGAGCATTTATGCAAGAAGTATTTTTGATTCAAGAGGTAATCCTACCGTGGAAGTTGATCTTAAAACAGATATAGGTATGTTTAGAGCTGCTGTTCCCTCCGGCGCCAGTACTGGAGTACACGAAGCTTTAGAACTCAGAGATGGCACAAAAAACTTGTATCATGGTAAAAGCGTTTTTAAAGCGATTGAGAATATCAACGATATAATCGCGCCGGCTCTTCTGGAAAAAGATTTCGATGTACTTGAACAAGAAACGATAGATAAGTTCATGATAGATCTCGATGGTActgaaaataaatctaaattaGGAGCGAACGCGATATTAGGTGTGTCTTTGGCCATTTGTAAAGCCGGAGCTGCTAAAAAAGGTATTCCTCTGTACAAACATATAGCCCAGTTAGCTGGCAATAAAAATCTCATTCTTCCTGTTCCTGCTTTCAATGTTATTAACGGCGGATCTCATGCTGGAAACAAATTAGCTATGCAAGAGTTTATGATACTTCCTACTGGAGCTACTTCGTTTACAGAAGCGATGCGGATGGGAAGCGAAACCTATCACCATTTGAAGAAAGTCATTCATGAAAAATTCGGTTTAGATGCCACTGCTGTAGGTGATGAAGGAGGGTTTGCTCCAAATATAGACAGTGCAGAGGATGCTTTACAACTAATAGCAACTGCTATTGACAAGGCCGGATATACGGGAAAGATAGAAATCGGTATGGACGTGGCAGCTTCTGAATTTTTCAAAGATGGTTTATATGATTTAGACTTCAAAAATCCAAATTCAGACAAGTCCAAATGGATCGATGGCAATACTCTATTCCAAACGTATCAGTCGTTTATAAATAAGTTTCCTATAGTATCTATTGAAGATCCATTCGATCAAGACGACTTTCCCACTTGGAAACAAATGACTTCTAGTGTCCAAATCCAAATTGTAGGTGATGATCTTACCGTTACTAACCCAAAGAGGATTCAAATGGCTGTAGACGCTGGCGCTTGTAACTGTTTGCTATTGAAAGTTAACCAAATTGGATCCGTTACCGAGTCAATACAAGCACATCAATTAGCAAAAAGTAACGGATGGGGTACAATGGTATCACACAGGTCGGGAGAAACCGAAGATACTTTTATAGCTGATTTAGTGGTAGGGTTGTCAACAGGGCAAATTAAAACCGGAGCACCTTGCAGATCCGAACGTCTTGCTAAATATAATCAGATATTGAGAATCGAGGAAGAGCTATGTAAATCAGCGAAATATGCCGGCAAGGATTTCAGAAACCCAAATTGA